One part of the Flavobacterium johnsoniae UW101 genome encodes these proteins:
- a CDS encoding DNA alkylation repair protein has product MKEVKRKGARSAKDIPVSILEQLNKGEIESANLVEWLAVDQIVLLKNVLNELNKIEYLEPVLIDVRNLKKQTVNTINEAIGTGILKQSVLNNDLKIVSIISKHKSDLVRCWSAYAIGRNSKFTIEEMLEQIQFLAADKHFGVREISWLAVRHNITKNLDRSFEILLKWTSSEDENIRRFATEAIRPRGVWCEHIEELKKKPESALKILDLLKSDSSKYVQDSVGNWLNDASKSRPDFVKDLCQKWQTESPTKETAYIIKKALRTIEK; this is encoded by the coding sequence ATGAAGGAAGTAAAACGTAAAGGGGCGCGATCTGCCAAAGATATTCCAGTCTCTATTTTAGAACAGCTTAATAAAGGTGAAATTGAATCAGCAAATTTGGTTGAATGGCTGGCAGTAGATCAAATTGTGCTTCTTAAGAATGTATTAAATGAATTGAATAAAATTGAATATCTGGAACCTGTTTTAATAGATGTTAGAAATTTAAAAAAGCAAACAGTTAATACGATAAACGAAGCAATTGGAACAGGAATATTAAAACAGTCTGTTTTAAATAATGATTTAAAAATTGTATCAATTATTTCTAAGCATAAATCAGATTTAGTTCGATGCTGGTCAGCATATGCAATTGGCAGAAATTCCAAATTTACAATTGAAGAAATGTTAGAGCAGATTCAGTTTTTGGCAGCCGATAAACATTTTGGAGTTCGGGAAATTTCATGGTTAGCTGTCCGCCATAATATTACTAAGAATTTGGACAGAAGTTTTGAAATTTTATTAAAATGGACTTCATCTGAAGATGAAAATATCCGACGTTTTGCAACTGAAGCAATAAGACCAAGAGGTGTTTGGTGTGAACATATCGAAGAGCTTAAGAAAAAACCGGAATCAGCTTTGAAAATTTTAGATTTACTGAAATCGGATTCTTCTAAATATGTTCAGGATAGTGTAGGTAACTGGCTCAATGATGCAAGCAAATCACGGCCTGATTTTGTTAAAGATTTATGTCAAAAATGGCAGACAGAAAGTCCAACAAAAGAAACTGCCTATATTATAAAGAAAGCACTGAGAACAATTGAAAAGTAA
- a CDS encoding helix-turn-helix domain-containing protein, whose protein sequence is MDKLSFLNGIAWIAVFVSMLLAFFLFTVKTQNKLANRLFAFFFILSAIDLSGFFFYEFIDGQFDLEVFRWTTCLLGMPLFYLFVLAVCYSDFRLQWKHLWHLFPFLAVNLIFVPRFYLAGEVEKIQFFRIHNQMPEMLIFRSIVEFQYVYYIVGVFLILKKYKKLYLENYANTGFSTYMWLFQMATVFLIAHIIVVLKTLLRYTDLNETFLWANVLVGSIALLITCWFIMKALNHPELFRGINSKLKLTKDILPEGEIKSETANSQNGVISAQIETLRQYMTEKEPYLDPSLTIQELANQINIPVRDLSVLINHHIDQHFFDFVNEYRIQKAMSILKNPSKKELTVLEILYEVGFNSKSSFNTSFKKYTNLTPTAYRNS, encoded by the coding sequence ATGGATAAACTAAGTTTTTTGAATGGTATTGCCTGGATTGCTGTTTTTGTTTCTATGCTTCTGGCTTTCTTTTTATTTACGGTAAAAACCCAAAATAAACTTGCCAATCGTTTATTTGCTTTCTTTTTTATTTTATCTGCTATTGATCTCAGCGGATTTTTTTTCTATGAATTTATAGACGGACAATTTGATCTTGAGGTTTTTAGATGGACAACCTGCCTGCTTGGAATGCCTTTGTTTTATTTATTTGTTCTTGCTGTATGTTATTCTGATTTTAGATTACAGTGGAAACATTTATGGCATCTCTTTCCGTTTTTGGCTGTTAATTTAATTTTTGTTCCAAGGTTTTATCTGGCAGGTGAAGTAGAAAAAATACAGTTTTTTAGAATACACAATCAAATGCCCGAAATGCTGATCTTTCGTTCAATTGTTGAGTTTCAGTATGTATATTATATTGTAGGTGTATTTTTAATTTTAAAGAAATACAAAAAACTTTATTTAGAGAATTACGCCAATACAGGTTTTTCAACTTATATGTGGCTTTTTCAAATGGCAACCGTTTTCCTGATCGCACATATTATTGTAGTATTAAAAACGTTATTGCGATATACAGATTTAAATGAAACCTTTCTCTGGGCCAATGTTTTGGTAGGAAGCATTGCGTTATTGATTACCTGCTGGTTTATAATGAAAGCCCTGAATCATCCGGAACTTTTCAGGGGAATTAACTCTAAGCTGAAACTCACAAAAGATATTCTGCCTGAAGGCGAAATAAAATCAGAAACCGCAAACTCTCAAAATGGTGTAATTAGTGCTCAAATTGAGACTTTAAGACAATATATGACTGAGAAAGAACCTTATCTCGATCCGTCGCTTACGATACAGGAATTGGCAAACCAAATCAATATTCCCGTTCGCGATTTATCAGTTTTGATTAATCATCATATCGATCAGCATTTTTTTGATTTTGTAAATGAATACCGCATTCAAAAAGCCATGAGTATTTTAAAAAATCCATCAAAAAAAGAGCTTACAGTTTTAGAAATCTTATACGAAGTAGGTTTTAATTCAAAATCTTCGTTTAATACTTCTTTTAAAAAATATACCAATTTAACGCCAACAGCTTATAGAAACAGTTGA
- a CDS encoding peroxiredoxin-like family protein: MNDLAHQIETLNIELLKQVPQEILGAFQKSIQDLKSLNIEINSLKVGDKIPDFSLKNAVNDTITSDCILRNGKMIIAFYRGSWCPYCNLELRTLQENLLRITAKNTTLVAISPQSSDNSLTLKEKHNLQFEVLTDLHNAYAKQLGITFQLQDFVIPHYQTLGINLEDFNKDQENTLPVPAVFAVNENGIIIYKFLDVNYMNRIDIEELINVL; the protein is encoded by the coding sequence ATGAATGATTTAGCTCATCAAATTGAAACATTGAATATCGAACTTTTAAAACAGGTTCCACAAGAAATACTGGGAGCTTTCCAAAAATCAATTCAAGATTTGAAAAGTCTGAATATAGAAATTAATAGTTTAAAAGTTGGAGATAAAATTCCAGATTTTTCTTTAAAAAATGCAGTAAATGATACCATTACATCTGACTGTATTTTAAGGAATGGAAAAATGATAATCGCGTTTTACAGAGGAAGCTGGTGTCCTTATTGCAATTTGGAGTTAAGAACATTACAAGAAAATCTTTTGAGAATTACGGCAAAAAATACGACTTTAGTCGCAATCTCACCGCAGAGTTCAGATAATAGTTTAACACTTAAAGAAAAACACAATTTACAGTTTGAAGTGCTTACAGATTTACATAATGCTTATGCAAAACAGTTAGGGATTACTTTTCAGCTGCAGGATTTTGTCATACCGCATTATCAAACTCTTGGTATTAATCTTGAAGATTTTAATAAAGATCAAGAGAATACATTGCCGGTTCCTGCTGTTTTTGCAGTAAACGAAAACGGAATTATAATTTATAAATTCCTAGATGTAAATTATATGAATAGGATTGATATTGAAGAATTAATTAACGTATTATGA
- a CDS encoding type II toxin-antitoxin system RelE/ParE family toxin has product MGKKIIWSSDALDQLEDIHFYIFFESKSIKIADKVVNTIFDSTDILKTQPEVYKLDKQKNKNDGSFRVYFVYNYAVSYQVTEENIYILRVRHNAQKPQKHSWKK; this is encoded by the coding sequence ATGGGGAAGAAAATAATTTGGTCAAGCGATGCTTTAGATCAATTAGAAGACATTCATTTTTACATTTTCTTTGAAAGTAAATCAATTAAAATTGCAGACAAGGTTGTCAATACAATTTTTGACAGCACAGATATACTGAAAACACAGCCGGAGGTTTATAAATTAGATAAACAAAAAAATAAAAACGACGGCAGTTTTAGAGTTTATTTCGTTTATAACTACGCTGTTTCATATCAAGTAACAGAAGAAAACATCTATATTCTTCGAGTTCGTCACAATGCACAGAAACCCCAAAAACACTCATGGAAGAAATAA
- the murQ gene encoding N-acetylmuramic acid 6-phosphate etherase codes for MTFTKTTEQSSKYEHLEKMSVHELLSNINQEDKTVPYAVEKALPQIEALVPQIVAKLKLGGRLFYIGAGTSGRLGVVDASECPPTFGVPFDLVNGIIAGGDTAIRRAVENAEDNAAQAWIDLQAHNIGENDVVIGIAASGTTPYVIGGLETCNQNNIVTGCITNNAGSPLALTAKFPIEVVVGPEFVTGSSRMKAGTAQKLVLNMISTASMIQLGKVKGNKMVDMQLSNIKLVDRGVKMIMGEIPVSYEEASELLKKYGSVRNAVDNYIK; via the coding sequence ATGACATTTACGAAAACCACTGAACAATCATCAAAATACGAGCATTTAGAAAAAATGTCTGTTCATGAATTGTTATCAAATATTAATCAGGAAGACAAAACTGTTCCTTATGCAGTAGAAAAAGCTCTTCCGCAAATAGAAGCTTTAGTACCGCAAATCGTGGCAAAATTAAAGCTGGGCGGAAGATTATTTTATATAGGAGCAGGAACTTCTGGCAGACTTGGTGTGGTAGATGCATCTGAATGTCCTCCAACTTTTGGTGTTCCGTTTGATTTAGTAAATGGCATAATTGCCGGCGGCGATACTGCTATTCGTCGTGCAGTAGAAAACGCCGAAGACAATGCAGCACAGGCGTGGATTGATTTGCAAGCGCATAATATTGGCGAAAATGATGTGGTTATAGGAATTGCGGCCTCTGGAACAACTCCGTATGTTATTGGCGGATTAGAGACTTGCAATCAAAATAATATTGTTACAGGCTGTATTACAAACAATGCCGGAAGTCCGCTGGCGTTAACAGCAAAATTTCCAATTGAAGTTGTCGTGGGACCTGAATTTGTTACCGGAAGTTCAAGAATGAAAGCCGGAACAGCTCAAAAACTGGTTTTAAATATGATTTCGACCGCTTCGATGATTCAGCTTGGAAAAGTAAAAGGCAACAAAATGGTCGACATGCAGTTAAGCAACATAAAACTGGTTGATCGCGGCGTAAAAATGATTATGGGAGAAATTCCGGTTTCGTATGAAGAAGCTTCAGAATTATTAAAAAAATACGGCAGTGTAAGAAACGCTGTTGACAATTATATAAAGTAA
- a CDS encoding winged helix-turn-helix transcriptional regulator yields the protein MQTKERSTENKICPLEIAVNTISGKWKIPIVWQINDGKKRPSEFLRGIAKVDRRVLNQQLNEMVEDGILIKHSFNELPPRVEYTLTETGKQLVEILWKLNDWGKTLISENKTELQS from the coding sequence ATGCAAACAAAGGAACGTAGCACAGAAAATAAAATCTGCCCATTAGAAATTGCTGTAAATACTATCAGCGGAAAATGGAAAATCCCCATTGTCTGGCAGATTAATGATGGAAAAAAAAGACCAAGCGAATTTTTGCGCGGTATTGCTAAGGTAGACAGACGTGTTTTAAACCAGCAGTTAAATGAAATGGTTGAAGATGGCATATTAATCAAACATTCTTTTAACGAACTGCCTCCGCGGGTTGAATACACTTTGACCGAAACAGGAAAACAATTAGTCGAAATACTTTGGAAACTAAATGACTGGGGAAAAACACTGATTTCTGAAAACAAAACCGAACTCCAATCTTAA
- a CDS encoding pentapeptide repeat-containing protein codes for MEEIIHIQKTFEKVVYIDKRINNREFEDCVFKNCDFSNSNFGSNTFLDCEFIDCNLSMTTLAGTSLKNVSFRNCKLLGIAFNECDDFLFQVHFEDCTLDYAVFSNKKMPKTKFINSSVREVTFIGTNLTSSVFDNCNLDGAIFNETQLAGVNFKTAYNYKIDPEFNPMRKAQFSTEGIVGLLDKYDIKIV; via the coding sequence ATGGAAGAAATAATTCACATTCAGAAAACATTTGAGAAAGTTGTTTATATCGATAAAAGAATAAACAACAGGGAATTTGAAGACTGTGTGTTTAAAAACTGTGATTTTTCGAATAGTAATTTCGGCTCTAATACATTTTTGGACTGTGAATTTATTGACTGTAACTTATCTATGACAACTCTAGCCGGAACGAGTTTAAAAAATGTGAGTTTTAGGAACTGTAAACTTCTGGGAATTGCTTTTAATGAATGTGATGATTTCTTATTTCAGGTTCATTTTGAAGACTGCACTTTAGATTATGCTGTTTTTTCAAATAAAAAAATGCCAAAAACAAAATTCATCAATTCTTCGGTGCGTGAAGTAACTTTTATTGGCACTAATTTAACAAGCTCTGTTTTTGACAATTGTAATCTTGACGGTGCAATTTTTAATGAAACCCAATTGGCAGGTGTCAATTTTAAAACAGCTTATAATTATAAAATCGATCCAGAATTCAACCCAATGAGAAAAGCACAATTTTCTACAGAGGGAATTGTTGGACTTTTAGATAAATACGATATTAAGATCGTATAA
- a CDS encoding DUF1572 family protein, translating into MKTDESYLESVKKQFLYYKMLGEKAMDQLEPEQLFTAINEDTNSITAIVKHISGNMLSRWTDFLTSDGEKEWRNRDAEFENDLHSKEEVLEIWNKGWNCLENALESLKPEQLSDIIYIRNEGHTVIEAINRQLAHYPYHVGQIVFYAKQLKKSSWESLSIPKNKSGNYNAEKFAKEKEIKNFTDDELKRLK; encoded by the coding sequence ATGAAAACTGATGAATCATATCTGGAAAGCGTAAAAAAGCAATTTCTATACTACAAAATGCTTGGAGAAAAGGCAATGGATCAATTAGAGCCGGAACAGCTTTTTACAGCCATAAATGAAGATACGAACAGTATCACCGCTATTGTAAAACACATTTCGGGTAATATGCTTTCGCGCTGGACCGATTTTTTAACTTCAGACGGTGAGAAAGAATGGCGAAACCGCGATGCAGAATTTGAAAATGATTTACACTCAAAAGAAGAAGTTTTAGAGATCTGGAATAAAGGCTGGAATTGTCTCGAAAATGCTTTAGAGAGTTTAAAACCAGAACAGCTTTCAGATATTATTTATATTAGAAATGAAGGTCATACAGTTATTGAAGCCATAAATCGTCAATTAGCGCATTATCCTTATCATGTGGGACAAATCGTTTTTTATGCCAAACAATTGAAAAAGAGTTCATGGGAAAGTTTATCAATTCCGAAAAATAAATCCGGAAATTATAACGCCGAAAAGTTTGCCAAAGAAAAAGAAATCAAGAACTTTACCGA
- a CDS encoding DUF6095 family protein, whose protein sequence is MATNKQLLGKGIKYLTGALPLMFIGPSLIYNAFMNQHTNWHYLVLGIGIVACLSSMVLIFLGLKIIMKGIFND, encoded by the coding sequence ATGGCAACAAACAAACAATTATTAGGGAAAGGAATTAAATATCTAACAGGCGCTCTGCCTTTAATGTTTATTGGGCCGTCATTGATTTATAATGCTTTTATGAATCAGCATACAAATTGGCATTACTTAGTTTTAGGGATTGGAATTGTGGCTTGTCTGAGTTCTATGGTTTTGATTTTCTTAGGATTGAAAATCATTATGAAAGGTATATTTAATGACTAA